The following nucleotide sequence is from Trypanosoma brucei gambiense DAL972 chromosome 3, complete sequence.
ACTCGTTTCATGTGGTTAGAAAATCGGGCAGATGTtggtgaagaggaggggacTAATCATACCAAACTTATGGTGTACGGTCGCCGCGGGTGGCTTTCGTGTAGCACTGCGGTGGATGGCACCATTGACACCAGCACTTTCACGGTACACCGCGAGGTGATGCAAATGGTGGAGTCGGTACCCCATTTGTCACAATCGCAAGGAAGGGTGGAGCACACTATTGTTGCACTTGCAAATGGTGAGCGCTATGTTGCAGGTATTGGAACTTCTCAACTGCTTCAACTTCCGCGCTCACTTCCACACGACACGCGGTTTGTTGCTCTGTTGCCACCGAGACGCCGGCGAAACGACTCGGGCAACGAAGTTAGTGAAGGGTTGGGCAGTGGGCCTCGCTTCCTCGCCACCTTTTCACGTGGGTTATTGTGGGTTACGAGGAACTCGTGGTGCATGTTGAGCCGGTGCTCCGCAGAGGGTGCGTTTGTTTTGCGTGGAAACAAGAAAGTGCTAATTGTGGTGCGCAACCTGGAGGGAACGCTGGAAGTGTTGCCACCCTGTTGGAGGCTGCGACGCTTCGGTAACTGAGCAATTTGCACAAATACGTATATCAACGTCTGTCTGTGGgtgcatgtttgtgtgttcgaATGGAGAGAGATGAAGGACCGTTGCCAAAAGCAGTGAAACGCCCGAGTATTATTCCAAACAGTGAAGTCCCAGATGCGGATGCAGGGAGGTAAAACAGAAGAGGGGCAACATACGCTGCTACGGAAGCAATGTTTGTGGTGACCACCGTCAGCAATGCGGGTTGAAGACGAGAGCACGCGGGTGTGAGTAACATCAACGTTGCGGTatctttccttccactttcttcttttagaTCCCTTAAGGATAGTGCTTGTGCGACTTCCCATTACTGCTTGAATTAGGGGAAAGCAGTACTGAAAGGGCTGGGTGATAACGGGAAGGCACCTTAGCAAGAAGAATGAGGGAAGGAGCGTAAATAAAAACCAAACGTAAACAGGTAAATAATTACGGTAGTTCGGTTAAAAGTCCCGCAGGCTCAAGAGCGGCCTGTTGTGTGGGgattaaaaaaggaaaaagggagcgGTAATACAAAGTTTCTGCTCTGCTGGTGTTTCGCTGTTGTTCTGACCTGCAGAGGTGCAATATGCTGCGCGGCCCCCATTTCCCCACATGGCTTTACCTTTCTCTTATCTGCTTGACTTCTGCTTCTCGTTATTTCATACACCCCGTCTCATTGTTTTCTCCGTATCCTTTGGCATTTTGTTGTCTCATATTATCCACGGTAACATCGATGTGGAAAAGGTGGGCTGGGAGGGGCTGGGGTTGCTTCGGTGTGAGCGTACAGTAGACGTTGCGTTGGCCACTTCTTCTCAACTGCGTTCGCGTGCGCAGCTATAAAGCTACCCcgtccctcttttttattttattcgtCACAGTTACGGACCGTTGATGTGCTCTGTTGCACCGTTAGCTTCACACGGTACGGGATGTCCTGTCGCCGCTTGTATCGTGCGCTGCAAAAGACACCTTTCAGCTGTCGTGTGCCGCTTACGGAAGCTCAAAAGGTTGCGAAGTGGCCGCAACGTAACAACTTTCAACGCCAACTTTTACGAAGCGGTGGCTGAAGAGCGGCGCTACGGAGCATTTACGGATGGTGAACACTTTGACGACTGCACACTGCACCTGCGGCGGTGGATGTTGCGTCGTGTGACGTGTGCACCGACTTTCGCTACCTCTGTTACGGGTAGTGTAGAAACGAATGAAGTGCTAACAATGTGGACAAAGTTGAGTGGTGGTGGAGTTGTGTGGAATATTTTGCAAAAAGAGCAGCAGTGTTACGCAGTGCACTTCATAGGAGAGCTCTCATCTGATTTTGTTAAGGAGTTATTTAATTGTACCGTTGACGAATATCGCTCTGGTAGCCACAAcggtgttgtgttgtgtattGTGCAGCAGTTGCGTGTGTACTCTGAAGCATGTTGTAGACCGGAGGATTTCCCACCACCTCTTTACGAGCTACGCGCTGCTGCCTTACGGACACAAGTTCTCCATCAGTGTGGCAGTGCCGGCGCGTTTCCCACTTCTACAAAGTTGGGGAAACGGTCTGAGAATGGGTCGGACTGCTTTACGTTCTCGGAGTTGTTCGCTGGCATCGGTATGTTTCGTGTTGGGCTCGAGCGAATTGGTGGGAAGTGTGTCTTTGCGGTTGAGTGCGCACCTCACGCACGTAGTGTGTATCACGCTAACCACCATTTGCCAAGGCGTAGTAGTTGTGGAAATGAGGCATTACCAGCTACTCGTCGCCCTGTTCCACTCGTCGGCGATATCACCACTGTCCCTTCGCACTACTTCCCACACCACGATGTGTTAACAGCTGGTTTTCCGTGCCAAAGTTTCGCCAAAGCAGGATCTGCCACTGGTCTGCGCGATACAAAAGGGCAACTTTTTTATGAGGTCGTGCGAGTGATACAAAGCACCAAGCCAAAGGCGTTCCTACTGGAAAACGTAGAAAATGTACTACATGTTGGGGGTGAAGATGGAGGCGAGGCCAACGCAAGCGAGGAATCGCAACATCACTTGAAGTTTATACTTGACGCGTTGCGGTCACCTTCGCCGGACAGTAATGAAGCGCTTACTTACGTCGTCGTGTATCGGGTTATTGATGGTGCTCTTGTGACCCCGCAGAGACGAAGACGTGCCTATTTTGTAGGAATCAGAGCTGATTTACCACGTGCAAACGCGAGGGATGTTGGTGCTGTGCTTGACGATGCTGTGCGACAGCTACGAGCATACAGAGATATGCATCCGGAAGCACCACGTTGCGTGAGGGATATCCTTGATTCCACGGGTGACACGAGCGAGATGGGGGAGTTCAATCAGTCTTTAGTATCGCTGCGTCTGACGGAGTCACAGTGGGCAGCAGTTCAGCGCAGTGTAACTTTCCGCCGATCCCCTTCGTGGCGCGTGTCTGATCTCAACGGGCTGGCACGGACTCTCATGGGAAGCTACCGCACCAGCTATCAACTCTACTCGGAGTTTGTTCCTCTGCCTGACGGTGGGCCGCCCTTTCGCTTTTACTCAATTCGTGAATGTGCCCGACTTCAGGGCATTCCCGACTGGTTCTCCTTTAATGTTGTCTGTTATCCACTGTCTCCGGAGAAGTGCAACGGTAGGAGCGGTCCCTCTCATGGAAGTGATAAGGGCTGTGAAAGGTGTGTACCTGTGGGGGCGGTATACAAACTAATTGGAAATGCAGTGAATCCCATTGTTGTTGAGTACTTGGGTCGTGCACTTTTAAGTCGTATCCTTAAGTAGCCCTGTTGACGGCTCGTTGGTGGCAAAACACTAAATGTGTTGGATACACCATTTCACGGAGGGTCGCcgggtgttgttgttacatTCATTTATATGGATTTGCACTACTTATCTCACTTTCCGTCGTCACCTCAACTGCTGTATGTCTTACATGCATGTGGACGCATCATACCCCTAGCGCGCAAACAATTGtccctcttccttcattATTTCCTCTCACTTTCCTGTACGAATACTTTAATTTGTCACTGCTGGTTATAAAGCTCcaagtttcttttcgtcgTAGCAAACTACCGCAGCGATGCCACcaaagaagggagggaaggacaCCAAGCAGGCGCCCAAGAAGGGCAAGATGGAGAACCTCAACAAGGGTGCCAAGAAGGCTGCAAAGAAGTGGTCTAAGGGCCGTACCCGTGAGGCACTTCAGAACGCCGTCATGTTCGACAAGGAAACGATGGACAAACTCATGAAGGAAGTACCGAAGTACAAGGTTATCACACCATCCATCATCAGTGACCGTCTGAAGATCTCCGTGGCTCTTGCCGGGAAGGGGCTCCAGCACTTGTGCAGACAGGGGCTCATTCGGTTGGTTTCATGCAGCAGCAAGTTTCGCGTTTACACGCGCGCTGCTACCGCATAAAGAAGAGTGGATGCGTGCGAGCTGCCACTGccactcttcttttctcatctGTTCATGAGCGCCTTCTCGCCCCTTGATGGCGTCTAGTCAACATTGTGAGGCCGACAAAGAAACTTGAGCAGAGAAAAGGGGTGGTAGTCcaaattattttttggtacatccttttttcttttcattttctcctttttgtttgactGTCCAATAAAGAATAATGTCTTCTGCTGTTGTATGCGGAAGCACGGAGGTTTCGTGCGACTGTTTGTGGTTGACTGCTACAAACCTTTTGTTATGAGCATCACACCCATCTACTtaaccgtttttttttcacctattttcttttttctgtttgatTATCTGTGCATGTGGCACCAAACAGGTTTATTCCAGTCCTTGTGATTCTCCTCGTCTCACAAAGTAACATATCTAGAGAAGAAGTAACCGGAGTTAATTTGTAATAATCTGTCGATAACGGACAAGTAAGGGAACaacagggaaggagaaagtaTGCTGACTCGTTTCCGAAGTGCTGTCTTGCGTGGCGCCGTCTCCATCACGGGAGCCCGCGCAGCCTCAACTGCTCCTGTTGCCGACCACAAGGGCCGTGTTGGCCACGTCTCCCAAGTAATTGGTGCGGTTGTGGACGTCCACTTTGCCGACGGCGTCCCACCGGTGTTGACTGCCCTTGACGTTGTTGACAAACTTGGCCGTGATGAGCCTCTTACTCTTGAGATCGTGCAGCATCTTGACGCCCACACGGGCCGCTGTATCGCGATGCAAACGACGGATCTCCTCAAACTGAAGGCAAAGGTCGTTTCGACAGGTGGCAACATTTCCGTTCCTGTCGGCCGGGAAACACTAGGTCGTATCTTCAACGTGCTTGGAGACGCTATTGACCAGCGCGGCCCCGTTGGTGAGAAACTGCGCATGCCCATCCATGCCGTGGCTCCCAAACTTGCGGACCAGGCCGCTGAGGATGCGGTGCTCACAACTGGTATTAAGGTGATTGATCTCATTCTCCCTTACTGCAAAGGTGGAAAAATTGGCCTCTTTGGGGGTGCGGGTGTGGGCAAAACCGTCATTATTATGGAGCTCATTAACAACGTTGCCAAGGGTCACGGTGGTTTCTCTGTCTTCGCTGGTGTTGGTGAGCGTACCCGTGAGGGAACGGATTTGTATCTTGAGATGATGCAGTCTAAGGTTATTGACCTTAAGGGTGAGTCCaaatgtgtgttggtgtACGGTCAGATGAACGAGCCCCCAGGTGCCCGTGCGCGTGTTGCGCAGTCGGCTCTGACGATGGCTGAGTACTTCCGTGATGTGGAGGGCCAAGAtgtgcttctttttatcgACAATATTTTTCGTTTCACTCAGGCTAACTCCGAGGTGTCGGCGCTTCTGGGTCGTATTCCCGCCGCTGTTGGCTACCAGCCTACCCTCGCTGAGGATCTAGGGCAGTTGCAGGAGCGTATTACCTCAACAACGAAAGGCTCCATTACTTCTGTGCAGGCCGTATACGTGCCGGCCGATGACATTACCGATCCAGCTCCAGCAACAACCTTCTCACATCTGGACGCCACAACTGTGTTGGACCGTGCTGTTGCCGAGTCTGG
It contains:
- a CDS encoding ribosomal protein S25, putative — its product is MPPKKGGKDTKQAPKKGKMENLNKGAKKAAKKWSKGRTREALQNAVMFDKETMDKLMKEVPKYKVITPSIISDRLKISVALAGKGLQHLCRQGLIRLVSCSSKFRVYTRAATA
- a CDS encoding ATP synthase F1, beta subunit; amino-acid sequence: MLTRFRSAVLRGAVSITGARAASTAPVADHKGRVGHVSQVIGAVVDVHFADGVPPVLTALDVVDKLGRDEPLTLEIVQHLDAHTGRCIAMQTTDLLKLKAKVVSTGGNISVPVGRETLGRIFNVLGDAIDQRGPVGEKLRMPIHAVAPKLADQAAEDAVLTTGIKVIDLILPYCKGGKIGLFGGAGVGKTVIIMELINNVAKGHGGFSVFAGVGERTREGTDLYLEMMQSKVIDLKGESKCVLVYGQMNEPPGARARVAQSALTMAEYFRDVEGQDVLLFIDNIFRFTQANSEVSALLGRIPAAVGYQPTLAEDLGQLQERITSTTKGSITSVQAVYVPADDITDPAPATTFSHLDATTVLDRAVAESGIYPAVNPLECASRIMDPDVISVDHYNVAQDVVQMLTKYRELQDIIAVLGIDELSEEDKLIVDRARKLVKFLSQPFQVAEVFTGMTGHYVQLDDTIDSFSGLLMGTYDQVPEMAFYMVGGINSVLEKAKKMAEEAAELEKMRRARVAQASS
- a CDS encoding cytosine-specific DNA methylase, putative, giving the protein MCSVAPLASHGTGCPVAACIVRCKRHLSAVVCRLRKLKRLRSGRNVTTFNANFYEAVAEERRYGAFTDGEHFDDCTLHLRRWMLRRVTCAPTFATSVTGSVETNEVLTMWTKLSGGGVVWNILQKEQQCYAVHFIGELSSDFVKELFNCTVDEYRSGSHNGVVLCIVQQLRVYSEACCRPEDFPPPLYELRAAALRTQVLHQCGSAGAFPTSTKLGKRSENGSDCFTFSELFAGIGMFRVGLERIGGKCVFAVECAPHARSVYHANHHLPRRSSCGNEALPATRRPVPLVGDITTVPSHYFPHHDVLTAGFPCQSFAKAGSATGLRDTKGQLFYEVVRVIQSTKPKAFLLENVENVLHVGGEDGGEANASEESQHHLKFILDALRSPSPDSNEALTYVVVYRVIDGALVTPQRRRRAYFVGIRADLPRANARDVGAVLDDAVRQLRAYRDMHPEAPRCVRDILDSTGDTSEMGEFNQSLVSLRLTESQWAAVQRSVTFRRSPSWRVSDLNGLARTLMGSYRTSYQLYSEFVPLPDGGPPFRFYSIRECARLQGIPDWFSFNVVCYPLSPEKCNGRSGPSHGSDKGCERCVPVGAVYKLIGNAVNPIVVEYLGRALLSRILK